In one window of Candidatus Scalindua sp. DNA:
- a CDS encoding nucleotidyltransferase domain-containing protein, whose protein sequence is MAHRKDKKLVYKKINEYIDIIKKNHIPIWRLYLYGSYAKNTYNSESDIDLAIFLEKNDLDGFEEDSTLMKLRRIVDLRIEPHPFAKTDFDETNPYIREIIKTGERII, encoded by the coding sequence ATGGCTCATCGAAAAGATAAAAAATTAGTCTACAAAAAAATTAACGAGTACATTGATATTATTAAAAAAAATCATATACCGATATGGAGATTATATCTTTACGGTTCTTATGCAAAGAACACCTACAATAGTGAAAGCGATATAGATTTGGCTATTTTTCTGGAAAAGAATGATCTTGATGGTTTTGAAGAAGATTCAACATTAATGAAGCTAAGAAGAATTGTTGATCTCCGCATAGAACCTCATCCATTTGCGAAGACAGATTTTGATGAAACAAATCCTTATATTCGAGAGATAATAAAAACAGGAGAAAGAATTATTTAA
- a CDS encoding nucleoside 2-deoxyribosyltransferase: protein MNTENKVCPFCGIEAQIYKNPDTLETTYSNCLCGKFTIERRALDDKEFLKILTTDEKKILFSGFLRNNQSITLTSEFIGKELPQILEYCQTIPLSEKISKIKSYLYQKTSSIGKSLVVEYRNLYTLFYLKNYSELIKLLTYLQETKILQKRDHGKIGDDSNECVMLTVEGFSEIESALRNNIQSKKVFIACDFKTDFQDDLVNTIKAACASCGFEANLVSDERHNNDISHKIISDIKQSKFIIADFTDQNNGVYFEAGFAMGESKEVIRLIKKDQLKELHFDIRQFNHITWEMDKWEELKEDLINQIKATIKL from the coding sequence ATGAATACCGAAAATAAAGTATGCCCATTTTGTGGAATAGAAGCGCAAATATATAAAAATCCTGATACGCTTGAAACTACATATAGTAATTGCCTATGTGGTAAGTTCACTATCGAACGGCGTGCATTAGATGATAAAGAATTTTTAAAAATATTAACAACTGATGAAAAGAAAATATTGTTTTCTGGATTTTTAAGAAACAACCAATCCATCACATTAACAAGTGAGTTTATAGGTAAAGAATTGCCACAAATTTTAGAGTATTGTCAAACAATTCCTCTCAGTGAAAAAATTTCTAAAATAAAGAGCTACCTCTATCAAAAAACATCTTCTATAGGAAAATCATTAGTAGTAGAGTATAGAAATTTATATACACTATTCTACCTAAAAAATTATAGCGAACTAATCAAGCTCTTAACATATTTACAAGAAACAAAAATTTTACAAAAGAGAGACCATGGTAAAATTGGTGATGATTCTAATGAATGTGTTATGTTAACGGTTGAAGGGTTTTCAGAAATTGAATCTGCATTAAGAAACAATATACAATCTAAAAAGGTATTTATTGCATGTGATTTCAAAACAGATTTTCAAGATGATCTGGTCAACACCATAAAGGCAGCTTGTGCATCTTGTGGTTTTGAAGCAAATTTGGTTTCTGATGAGAGACACAATAATGACATTTCTCATAAAATAATTTCTGACATAAAACAATCGAAATTTATTATTGCTGATTTTACCGATCAGAATAATGGTGTATATTTTGAAGCTGGCTTCGCCATGGGCGAGTCAAAAGAGGTTATTCGATTAATAAAAAAAGACCAACTTAAAGAATTACATTTTGATATAAGGCAATTTAATCATATTACTTGGGAAATGGACAAATGGGAAGAATTAAAAGAAGACCTGATTAATCAAATAAAAGCAACGATCAAGTTATAA
- a CDS encoding TIGR04255 family protein — protein sequence MPKQYDIKEVYPNSPLVEVVCEIRFPEELSIICRTDEFYDKIRDNYPYILVPQKDGLLAGALPTYRFENQDQNSGIMLAINRFSYYEKEYSGHKPFIKEFIRLTKIFGETFTLKLVNRLGWRYINAIPFTREDSIVPLQQFINFDLNLPGEVSKKYENFSFTFISRVTNGTITTKIESVARSDEQQEAILLDFDFANVKELTFSNIRDKVNEAHNQARNLFENYITDEYRQYLKGETI from the coding sequence ATGCCAAAACAATACGATATAAAAGAAGTATACCCCAATTCACCCTTGGTGGAGGTGGTTTGCGAGATCCGGTTTCCAGAGGAATTGTCCATAATATGTCGTACAGATGAATTTTATGACAAAATCAGGGATAATTATCCATATATTCTCGTTCCGCAAAAGGACGGTCTTTTGGCCGGAGCACTTCCTACGTATCGATTTGAGAATCAAGATCAAAATTCTGGTATTATGCTGGCAATTAACCGGTTTTCCTATTACGAAAAAGAATATTCAGGTCACAAACCATTCATCAAAGAATTTATCCGTCTCACAAAGATTTTTGGTGAAACGTTTACGCTGAAACTCGTAAATCGCCTCGGATGGCGGTACATTAACGCTATTCCATTCACACGTGAGGATAGCATAGTCCCGCTTCAGCAGTTTATTAATTTTGACCTCAATTTACCCGGTGAAGTATCGAAAAAATATGAGAATTTCAGCTTTACGTTTATTTCAAGAGTTACGAACGGAACCATCACCACGAAGATTGAATCTGTAGCACGTTCGGATGAGCAGCAGGAGGCCATACTACTGGATTTTGATTTTGCAAATGTTAAAGAACTCACATTTTCAAACATAAGAGATAAAGTAAATGAGGCACATAATCAGGCCAGAAACTTATTCGAGAACTATATCACTGATGAGTATCGTCAATATCTAAAAGGCGAAACTATATGA
- a CDS encoding GxxExxY protein, whose translation MDTDKHRFLYKEETHQIIGCAFEVLNTLGHCLLEKPYENAIVVEFGIKQIPFQQQVRLPVIYKSVQVGEYISDLIAFDKIIVDIKVIEKIGNNEIAQIINYLKIIGLRVGLVLNFKHAKLEGERIIL comes from the coding sequence ATGGACACAGATAAGCACAGATTTTTGTATAAGGAAGAAACGCATCAGATTATTGGATGTGCATTTGAAGTTTTGAACACACTTGGTCATTGTCTTCTTGAAAAACCCTATGAAAATGCAATTGTTGTTGAATTTGGTATAAAACAAATACCGTTTCAGCAACAGGTACGGTTACCGGTAATTTATAAATCTGTACAAGTTGGTGAATATATCTCCGATCTGATTGCTTTTGATAAAATTATTGTTGATATCAAGGTCATTGAGAAAATTGGCAATAACGAAATAGCTCAAATCATCAATTATCTAAAGATTATCGGGTTGAGAGTAGGGCTGGTATTAAACTTTAAACATGCCAAACTTGAAGGGGAGAGAATCATCTTATGA
- a CDS encoding YgiT-type zinc finger protein has product MESKWKSCPICDSSEIKRVKRTLSFDTKYGKVKVPNLVFDECNSCKEQFFDEEANRKIDMYVCRPSKIQGIPTK; this is encoded by the coding sequence ATGGAATCTAAATGGAAATCGTGTCCAATATGTGATAGCTCCGAGATTAAGCGAGTAAAAAGAACTCTTTCTTTCGATACAAAGTATGGCAAAGTAAAAGTTCCTAATCTTGTTTTTGATGAATGCAATTCCTGCAAAGAACAGTTCTTTGATGAAGAAGCTAATCGTAAAATTGATATGTACGTTTGCCGTCCTTCAAAGATACAAGGCATTCCTACCAAATAA
- a CDS encoding HEPN domain-containing protein, translated as MIKDEIIRYWLSSSDNDFQAMESLFNNEHYAWALFAGHLVIEKLLKAYYMKNVNTDIPYSHDLSSIARKAGLTLSEEQEDFLDDVTTFNIKARYPDYKNRFYRKATGKFTENYITRIKDFRKWLIEKIKN; from the coding sequence ATGATAAAAGATGAAATTATAAGATACTGGCTTAGTTCTTCAGATAATGATTTTCAGGCAATGGAAAGTCTTTTTAACAACGAGCATTATGCCTGGGCTTTATTTGCTGGTCACCTTGTTATTGAAAAACTCTTGAAGGCTTATTACATGAAAAATGTAAATACTGACATCCCGTATTCCCATGATTTGTCAAGTATAGCCAGAAAAGCAGGTCTTACCTTATCAGAAGAACAGGAAGACTTTCTTGATGATGTCACCACTTTCAATATTAAAGCAAGATATCCTGACTATAAAAATAGATTCTATAGAAAGGCAACCGGAAAATTTACAGAAAATTATATTACCAGAATAAAGGACTTCAGAAAATGGCTCATCGAAAAGATAAAAAATTAG
- the gspG gene encoding type II secretion system major pseudopilin GspG, which yields MKKYEWNSGMVKNRRKIKYCFALIVIGILGYFYLIIAPNLTSTCYLTSHKCSASKAQIEMFSTALDRYKLDTGRYPSSESGLTALIIKPDIEASWCGPYLKKSVTPKDPWGREYIYTYPGEHGNYDIVSYGADGVNGGTGDNEDIVNW from the coding sequence TTGAAAAAATATGAGTGGAATTCTGGTATGGTAAAAAATCGAAGAAAAATAAAGTACTGTTTTGCATTAATAGTAATAGGTATTCTCGGATATTTCTATCTAATAATTGCACCAAATCTAACAAGCACATGTTACCTTACATCACATAAGTGCAGCGCTTCAAAAGCACAAATAGAGATGTTCTCCACAGCTTTAGATAGGTACAAACTGGATACTGGTAGATATCCCTCTTCAGAATCAGGACTAACCGCTTTAATAATAAAGCCAGACATAGAAGCGAGTTGGTGTGGACCTTATTTGAAAAAGAGTGTTACACCTAAAGATCCCTGGGGTAGAGAATACATTTATACGTATCCTGGCGAGCATGGAAATTACGATATCGTGTCCTATGGTGCTGATGGAGTTAATGGAGGCACTGGCGATAATGAGGATATCGTTAATTGGTAA